The Gemmatimonadota bacterium genome has a segment encoding these proteins:
- a CDS encoding carbohydrate binding family 9 domain-containing protein, with the protein MFSCVAPPRALLTCGVAWAIGAGITPVAAQPAVAAVASDTLRAHKLPSDRPAAMKVDGLLTEPEWQAAPVIADFKQREPLEGVPATEATEIRILYDANTMYVGVFARDRDPDAIVARILARDKVMEPEFDGKPRFGGDDGIAILLDPFHDHRNAFVFATNPNGAEFDALITDEGRTFNVDWRGVWYVAAKRVREGWSAEFAIPFRTLRYPANPATWGFNAYRVIRRKNEEVLWTSWSRNNEGFARVSRAGHLEGLEGLREPGRNADIRPYVLAGHDRTRPDGVLTNKGLGDVGVELKSEVRPGLVLDLTYNTDFAQVEVDDQQVNLTRFNLFFPEKRDFFLENSGIFDFGARGTFEPPPFQLFFSRNIGINPSFGEVPMIGGGRLSGRVGNQTIGLLTAVNGAKYGEPATLFNVGRVKRDFGSANYIGAMVVDRRSDSTWNTASGADFSWWPKGALNLQGFVASTATQGAGGDDIAWRLGTDYQTNLFGFSASHLVVGDEANPAAGFVTRTNIRRSQSNSRATWRPSSFMNLRRVNTLLWTDHVADMDWQRLDYSVTVGVRPIWNTEDGIGLFYTRGRNRIVTPFTLTDRVDVPAGDYLYESRSIFLSSGRARPVIGDVNIDLQNTFGGTIHNVRGGITATPGKHLSLRTGYTYSQAELPNGGFDVHLVSLRAAYTFTTRIALNSLVQYNSLAKNVSANLRLNIIHRPGSDIFIVLNEERGSETSTWDPRNRAMRLKVTYLARL; encoded by the coding sequence GTGTTTTCCTGCGTCGCGCCACCCAGGGCGCTCCTGACCTGTGGCGTGGCATGGGCGATCGGCGCTGGGATCACGCCGGTGGCCGCCCAGCCCGCGGTCGCCGCCGTTGCGTCCGACACGCTCCGCGCCCACAAGCTCCCCAGCGACCGGCCCGCGGCGATGAAGGTCGACGGGCTCCTCACCGAGCCCGAGTGGCAGGCTGCCCCGGTGATCGCGGACTTCAAGCAGCGCGAGCCGCTGGAAGGCGTTCCCGCCACGGAGGCCACCGAGATCCGCATCCTGTACGACGCCAACACCATGTACGTCGGCGTCTTCGCGCGCGATCGTGACCCGGACGCGATCGTCGCCCGGATCCTCGCGCGCGACAAGGTCATGGAGCCCGAGTTCGACGGCAAGCCACGGTTTGGTGGAGACGACGGCATTGCCATCCTCCTCGATCCATTCCATGACCACCGCAACGCCTTCGTCTTCGCCACGAACCCGAATGGCGCCGAATTCGACGCGCTGATCACCGACGAGGGGCGCACGTTCAACGTGGACTGGCGTGGGGTCTGGTACGTGGCGGCCAAGCGGGTGCGCGAGGGATGGTCCGCCGAGTTTGCGATTCCTTTTCGCACGTTGCGGTACCCGGCCAACCCGGCCACCTGGGGGTTCAACGCCTATCGCGTGATTCGCCGCAAGAACGAGGAAGTGCTCTGGACGAGCTGGTCACGCAACAATGAAGGGTTCGCCCGGGTGAGCCGTGCCGGGCACCTCGAGGGGCTGGAGGGATTGCGCGAGCCCGGGCGTAACGCCGACATCCGGCCTTACGTCCTCGCCGGCCACGATCGCACGCGACCAGATGGGGTCCTCACCAACAAGGGACTCGGCGACGTGGGTGTGGAACTCAAGAGCGAGGTGCGCCCCGGACTCGTCCTCGACCTGACGTACAACACCGACTTTGCGCAGGTCGAGGTGGACGACCAGCAGGTGAACCTCACGCGGTTCAACCTGTTCTTTCCCGAGAAGCGCGACTTCTTCCTCGAGAACTCGGGCATTTTCGACTTTGGGGCGCGTGGCACCTTTGAGCCACCGCCCTTCCAGCTCTTCTTCTCACGCAACATCGGGATCAACCCGAGTTTTGGCGAAGTCCCCATGATCGGTGGGGGCCGACTCAGCGGTCGCGTCGGCAACCAGACCATCGGCCTCCTCACGGCGGTGAACGGCGCGAAGTACGGCGAACCCGCGACCCTGTTCAATGTCGGGCGGGTCAAGCGCGACTTCGGCAGTGCGAATTACATCGGCGCGATGGTGGTTGACCGTCGGAGTGATTCAACGTGGAACACGGCGAGCGGCGCCGACTTCTCGTGGTGGCCAAAGGGTGCGCTCAACCTTCAGGGCTTTGTGGCATCCACCGCCACGCAGGGCGCAGGTGGCGACGACATCGCCTGGAGACTTGGCACCGACTACCAGACCAACCTTTTCGGGTTTTCCGCCTCCCATCTCGTCGTTGGCGACGAGGCAAATCCCGCGGCGGGGTTCGTGACGCGCACCAACATTCGTCGGAGCCAGAGCAATTCGCGCGCGACGTGGCGCCCGTCATCGTTCATGAACCTGCGTCGGGTGAATACGCTGTTGTGGACCGATCACGTGGCCGACATGGACTGGCAGCGGCTGGACTACTCGGTCACGGTCGGCGTGCGCCCGATCTGGAACACCGAGGACGGGATCGGGCTGTTCTATACGAGGGGCCGCAACCGCATCGTCACCCCGTTCACGCTCACGGATCGGGTGGACGTTCCGGCAGGCGATTACCTCTATGAATCGCGCTCAATCTTCCTGAGCAGCGGCCGGGCGCGCCCGGTCATCGGCGACGTCAACATCGACCTGCAGAACACCTTTGGCGGGACGATCCACAACGTGCGCGGGGGGATCACCGCGACGCCGGGCAAACACCTGTCCCTGCGGACCGGGTACACCTACAGTCAGGCGGAACTGCCCAACGGCGGCTTCGACGTCCACCTCGTCTCGCTGCGCGCCGCGTACACCTTCACCACCCGCATCGCCCTGAATTCGCTGGTGCAGTACAACTCGCTCGCGAAGAACGTGTCGGCCAACCTGCGGCTCAACATCATCCACCGCCCGGGAAGCGACATCTTCATCGTGCTCAACGAAGAGCGCGGATCCGAGACCTCCACATGGGATCCGCGCAACCGGGCGATGCGCCTGAAGGTGACCTACCTCGCGCGCCTCTGA